The nucleotide sequence GCAGGAATTATGTTTTATCCCTAAGCATAGTCACTGTGGCAAAGTAGGTAGCATTGCCTCCTCAAAGCTCCAGGGTCATCAATTCAATCCTGAAAATGGTTTACTGTCTTTGTGGAGTTTTGCAATACATCACTCTGCATATGTGggttttcttctgctttctATCACCTACCATAAACATGGAAGTGTGTAGACTGGCCATCACAAATGGCACCTGCGATGGACTGAGATCCCTTCCATAGTGTATTCATGCCttacacccagtgttcctgggacagGCTCTGGATCAACTTCcaccttgaccaggataaagcacttggcgaagatgaatgaatgaatagtttacattaatataatataatccaTAGTCATTTTAAAATGCAGTGAAAGAATGACCTATTTTGTTAGAGAAAACAGAATTATTAGCATAGCTCCAGTGATCTCATCCTTTCATTAGACATAGTACAAAACACATCAACGTAATAAATTACTAATGAGAAATATCATGACTCCACCCTTACCCTGCACTACGAAACTGCTTATTGGCTTAAAGGACATTCCTCCAATCATGAGTTATTAATGGCCCTCTGTAACCCGGTCTGTTTTGCTCTTGTATGCTTGAAACAGTCCACACCCCTTTCCACTAACCCAATGCTGAAAGCATATGTATTGATAAATAACTAATAGGCTGTGTACAGGCAGTTTGCAGATGGCATCTCTGTATAGTAATAAACACAGCAGACTCCTTACAGAGGAGGTTAAGATATCATTGGTAGGGTTACTTACACAACTTTTAGGAGCTCTAAAATAAAGCGGAAGTAAAAGGGAATTAGTTTGTGTTTTAAGGACTATTTTTGGTCACTCAAAAAAAGCTTATGTCgttataagaaaatatacatttctatattcacaaaattaaattgtaatttttCAATGGaaaatcttatatatatatatatataaaataaaaaatgttattactTTACAAtagtaaaagtttttttttttttttaactaattcAAGATTATTTTTCCACATCTGTCCTACAAGTAACATTTGGGtccaaatatgtaaatattcaaAATTCATTTGCCTGTCAGTTTTTTAGACCAGACTTTTGCAGCAAAGGACTGCACTATTATTACATGGTAATAAACTACTTACAGCAATTCATGTTTATCAGCCTCACTCCCAAAAAGCCACCATGTGAACATCGGCACCTGTGGAGAATCTGTCAGCCTCAAGAACTGCTAATACAACACATCACtggataaaataatttatacttTCATCAAATTATTTATCTGAAATCATGtaattttttgtgtttattttttgttttctaaaaaatgggggggggatcaaacattaacaaacaaacaaaactaaatcCCTCCGGAGAGGTTTAACTCACAAACGCAGAAACACAGCCTagtactgaaaaacaaaaaatattaacaaaggAGACCCGCATCGAGGGACTTTAGTCTTGGACATATGGTTTGTATTAAAACAATGAACCAAACagcttcaattaaaaaaaaaaatcaaaacaaaacaaccccaaaaacaatcaaataaaacacacacacacactctcctcacacactcgtacTAACATTGACCAGTtgcaacatacactatatactgtacatattgcCATACGAACATTAGTTTAAAGGTACTATTCTGTAAAATATCCCCCACAAAATGTATAAACTAACCCATTTCCACACCAAAACATAAGGATAAAACTTCATAAGGGTATTAATTAATCCAACAAAGCCATTAAACCTGATCAATACGTGCAATGTCTCTCTTAAAAGAGAACAAAACCTTGCTACAGacaaaataattcaaaaataaCTGAATTCTGCACGATGTAGGAGAAATGCTTATTAAATGGTTTAAGTTCATTTCAACGTGGtgtcctgtcttttttttttgtaagcacAAAGTCCAACTCCAATTAAAATAGATTCGAATCTTTTCAAGATGTTTATACTACACTGCACTCCAACCCCCTCTCCCTTGCTTTCAGGTAATTTAcatcacatttacatacatcaCACTCTGGGCTGTCTGTCTATTTGAACAAGCCTTAAGGTGGCTTAAAATAAATGGAGAGGAGGAATCCCTTACAAAGTTAGtgcctgatgatgatgaattcTTCTGAATGGATTGGTCGATCCAGGACCGCGAGTGCTGCTAGATGGAGATCAGTGGCTCGATGCTCCGTAGTGGGCTGAGACTGAGGCTGCCCGGAGAGGTAGATGAGGAGCAGGCCGACTCTTGGAGAAGATCTCGGGGAAAGTCACTGGTAGGTTGAGCATGACCTAACTTGTCGAGTTTGCGCATTTCAGAACAATGTTGCTGTGACAACTCCCCTATCAGCTCTTTGGCCCAGTGTCCACTGGAAAAGTTGTGGAGACACACCAAAACTGCCCACAGACCACTCCCCTCCCACCACCACTCAGCCACAATGTCTCATGCTGGGACAAAAACTTGGAATGGCTATAAATGAATTATCAATAAACCCCttttatatagtatattatgtatttatcaaaagaaaacatttagcCTCTACAGTGATATCTATGGTATACAAGAGAAAAACAATCTGCAAGATCACACATTTTTCAAAAGTTGCTCAACAGACACAAGGGGTTAGTCATCATCTTCGTCGTCTTCGCCCTCATCTTCTTCGTCTCTCTTCCGTTTCTCTCCCCGAACCGCTGCCTCCTCTTCTAAAGTACAAAAGCCGCAAGAGTCATGTATGAGAGCACATATATCAGAACCAATAAATATTGTAAGAAATCTCTGTGAGAGCTTTACACTTACCCtcaccttcctcctcctcctgttcttCTTCTAcatagtcatcatcatcttcctcatcctgATACAGGAAGACATAACCAGTAATATTTAACACTATGGCATATGTACCATGTTAAAAATGAGTGCATTCAGCAAtattcaacatttacattacctGAATATCATCTTTCATCAGGTAGGACAGCCCAACCTCTCCACTCTCTGATTCTTCTTCATcgtcatcctcctcctcttcctcatcctcctcataaTCAACAGGTCCAGCTCCTTCCTCACCATCCTCGTCATCTTCTGAGCCACCACAAACTAAAACGCATTAGTCGCACGAAATTATCTCTACTTTTACTGTAATCATAAAAGCCTGTTCTGTAACAGGACCTCAATATTTTCTTAAGAGAATACAAGTTAAAAGATTTtaagttaaaacattttctatgTGGTCCGCtcaccatctccatcatcctCCGAGTCAGGAGCCTCGTTGTCCTCTGCATCAAAGCCATCCAGGTATGTGACCTGAGGCAGTAGTTCAAAAATGCTCTCCCTGTACTCCTCCAGTGTTGTTATCTCACAGTTAAATAGGTCCAGGCTTTTCAGATTCTTCAGGTTTTGCTAAGGGTTACAGTGGAAAGGCCAAAAAAGGTCAACCATGAATGTTCTAAGAATGACTGAGGTAGCTAGTGgcatcacacacatttaatttTGGAGTGGGTATGCAGTGTGGGCACCTGTATATATCCTACAGATCAAATTGTGAAATATGACAAGGTTTCGCTTGCACACTAAGTCTGGCTTTAGAACAGCATTTAGATCAATAACTATCACTATTAGAAAACCACCAACTTGGTTTAGCCTGTAGATGTATTACTTAATAAAAATGCTACAAGACCCAAGTCTCTTACCAGAGCTTCCACTGTGCTGAGTTCTTTAATCTTGTTACCACTCAGGTTCAGGTACGTCAGATTGGGACATTTCTCTGCAAGTATCTCCAAAGAGCCTGAGATGTTATTGTCACTCAGTTCCAACTGGTTatggaaaaacaacaacaacaaaaagaattaaataaaaaaacaagacttTCCTGTACATTCATGTTTATGGGTATGTATATGGACATGTAATTACTGTAATTCATGCACAATGTAGCATCTAACTgacttaata is from Hemibagrus wyckioides isolate EC202008001 linkage group LG24, SWU_Hwy_1.0, whole genome shotgun sequence and encodes:
- the anp32e gene encoding acidic leucine-rich nuclear phosphoprotein 32 family member E isoform X1 encodes the protein MEMKKRISLELRNRTPAEVAQLVVDNCRSSDGEIEGLTDEFKELEFLSMVNVGLTSLAMLPSLPKLRKLELSDNNISGSLEILAEKCPNLTYLNLSGNKIKELSTVEALQNLKNLKSLDLFNCEITTLEEYRESIFELLPQVTYLDGFDAEDNEAPDSEDDGDVCGGSEDDEDGEEGAGPVDYEEDEEEEEDDDEEESESGEVGLSYLMKDDIQDEEDDDDYVEEEQEEEEGEEEEAAVRGEKRKRDEEDEGEDDEDDD
- the anp32e gene encoding acidic leucine-rich nuclear phosphoprotein 32 family member E isoform X2; this encodes MEMKKRISLELRNRTPAEVAQLVVDNCRSSDGEIEGLTDEFKELEFLSMVNVGLTSLAMLPSLPKLRKLELSDNNISGSLEILAEKCPNLTYLNLSGNKIKELSTVEALQNLKNLKSLDLFNCEITTLEEYRESIFELLPQVTYLDGFDAEDNEAPDSEDDGDEDDEDGEEGAGPVDYEEDEEEEEDDDEEESESGEVGLSYLMKDDIQDEEDDDDYVEEEQEEEEGEEEEAAVRGEKRKRDEEDEGEDDEDDD